The Pedobacter roseus genome contains a region encoding:
- the rplS gene encoding 50S ribosomal protein L19: protein MDLVKFVEEQAIAKKDFPAFKSGDTVSVHYKIREGNKERIQIYQGVVIQRNSAGANETFTVRKMSNSIGVERIFPINSPNIEKVEVNSYGKVRRAKLFYLRALTGKAARIKSLRK from the coding sequence ATGGATTTAGTAAAATTTGTTGAAGAGCAGGCCATCGCGAAAAAAGATTTTCCTGCGTTCAAGTCTGGCGATACAGTGAGCGTGCACTATAAAATTCGCGAAGGTAATAAGGAACGTATCCAAATTTACCAAGGTGTTGTAATACAACGTAACAGTGCTGGTGCTAACGAAACCTTCACCGTACGTAAAATGAGCAACAGTATTGGTGTTGAACGTATTTTCCCTATCAATTCTCCAAACATTGAGAAAGTAGAAGTGAATAGCTATGGTAAAGTTCGTAGAGCGAAATTGTTCTATTTACGTGCTTTAACTGGTAAAGCTGCTCGTATCAAATCATTGAGAAAATAA
- a CDS encoding transglycosylase domain-containing protein has protein sequence MRIPKIKIPKKYLKIGAWVLGVFLVVCIALGAVAYSKREALLKKMVAKAIAKADKDYGLEVKIGSAGFTGLSTVKMTNISVVPKERDTLSNIGELSVGVKLLPLIFGNVKLSEVKLKEGFVSVVLKDSTTNIDFILKRKKKDSTETKGKVNLSEIASNILNQVLYKIPDDMDVQNMIFKLNDHDTAKLSFATVATIDGGDLKSAINVNNGEATWHVDGHVNPGSKELRFTVYADGKKLELPYLNNKLHAKISFDTLQTELKNAKYSGDDYKISGSWSVKNMLINQPRIASNDIIVQSAKLDADILVGQNYIALDSSSTAYLKNAQIHPFVKYTLGKNKIYELKLNAEEQDAQSILDAFPQGLFESLEGLKVQGKVKYNLNFYLDTKIPDSVRFNSTLTPVNFKIVQWGKTNLQKINNTFVYTPYEYGKPMRDITIGPSNPNFTPLSAISKNFINAVLTAEDPSFFTHNGFVEESIRKSIAVNFKEKKFKRGGSTISMQLVKNVYLSRQKTLARKAEEILIVWLIEHNHLVSKQRMLEVYFNIMELGQNIYGIGEASRYYFGKQPADLNIGDGLFLASIVPKPKASMYKFMADGSLKPYMFNYFRFMGNIMARKGLTPGDTSGYGFYNVRLREGLRRYLAPDTAVVDTSAFDDDGDGLPVVIVHDKNKSFFERLFGGGSKKDTTTNKQAITPADTTKTKKQLRQERREERRRQKELEKSQQ, from the coding sequence ATGCGAATACCAAAAATTAAGATCCCAAAAAAATATTTAAAAATCGGAGCCTGGGTTTTAGGTGTTTTTTTAGTCGTTTGTATTGCTTTGGGCGCCGTAGCTTATAGCAAAAGGGAAGCCCTTCTTAAAAAAATGGTAGCCAAAGCAATTGCCAAGGCCGACAAAGATTATGGTCTTGAAGTTAAAATCGGCAGCGCCGGATTTACCGGCCTGAGTACGGTTAAAATGACCAACATTTCTGTTGTTCCTAAAGAGCGCGATACCCTTTCCAACATTGGAGAGCTGAGTGTAGGTGTAAAACTCCTTCCGCTCATTTTTGGCAATGTAAAATTGTCGGAAGTAAAACTGAAAGAAGGTTTTGTAAGCGTAGTGCTTAAAGATTCGACCACCAACATCGATTTTATCTTAAAAAGAAAGAAAAAAGACAGCACTGAAACAAAAGGAAAAGTTAACTTATCAGAAATAGCGAGCAACATCCTAAATCAGGTTTTGTACAAAATCCCTGATGATATGGATGTACAGAACATGATTTTTAAACTAAATGATCATGATACGGCTAAACTGAGCTTTGCCACCGTGGCAACAATTGATGGCGGGGACTTAAAATCGGCCATAAATGTAAATAATGGTGAAGCTACCTGGCACGTAGATGGCCATGTAAATCCAGGAAGCAAAGAATTACGCTTTACGGTTTATGCTGACGGTAAAAAACTCGAGTTACCCTACCTGAATAATAAACTCCACGCAAAAATCAGTTTCGACACCTTACAAACGGAGCTTAAAAATGCAAAATACAGTGGCGATGATTATAAAATATCAGGCTCATGGTCGGTAAAAAATATGTTGATCAACCAGCCGCGTATTGCTTCCAACGATATTATTGTCCAAAGTGCAAAACTGGATGCCGATATTCTGGTTGGCCAAAACTATATTGCTCTAGATAGCTCATCAACAGCTTACCTAAAAAATGCACAGATCCATCCTTTTGTTAAATACACTTTAGGAAAAAATAAGATATACGAGTTAAAGTTAAACGCTGAGGAGCAGGATGCCCAAAGCATTTTAGATGCTTTTCCACAGGGTTTGTTCGAATCGCTGGAAGGGTTAAAAGTACAGGGTAAGGTTAAATATAACCTCAATTTTTACCTGGATACCAAAATACCTGACAGTGTACGATTTAATTCCACACTAACGCCAGTTAATTTTAAAATTGTACAATGGGGCAAAACGAATCTTCAAAAAATTAATAATACGTTTGTTTACACGCCTTATGAATATGGGAAACCGATGCGCGATATTACCATTGGCCCATCCAATCCGAATTTTACACCTCTATCGGCTATTTCTAAAAATTTCATTAACGCTGTTTTAACGGCAGAAGATCCTTCCTTTTTTACACACAACGGCTTTGTTGAAGAATCGATCCGGAAATCGATTGCCGTAAATTTTAAGGAAAAGAAATTTAAACGTGGTGGCAGTACCATCAGCATGCAATTGGTTAAAAACGTTTATTTAAGTCGTCAGAAAACTTTGGCCCGTAAAGCCGAAGAGATTTTAATTGTCTGGCTTATCGAACACAATCACCTGGTAAGCAAACAGCGCATGCTTGAAGTGTATTTCAACATTATGGAGCTTGGCCAGAACATTTACGGAATAGGAGAAGCCTCTAGATATTATTTTGGAAAACAACCTGCTGATTTAAACATTGGTGACGGACTATTTTTGGCCAGTATTGTGCCTAAGCCAAAAGCATCGATGTATAAATTTATGGCCGATGGCAGTTTGAAACCTTATATGTTCAACTATTTTAGGTTTATGGGGAATATTATGGCCAGAAAAGGTTTAACACCTGGCGATACCTCGGGTTATGGTTTTTATAATGTTCGCTTGAGAGAGGGTCTCCGTCGTTATTTGGCACCTGATACCGCTGTGGTTGATACTTCTGCTTTTGATGATGATGGCGATGGCTTACCGGTTGTAATTGTACATGATAAGAATAAAAGTTTCTTTGAACGTTTATTTGGCGGCGGATCTAAAAAGGATACCACCACAAATAAACAGGCGATCACACCTGCCGATACCACCAAAACAAAAAAACAGTTAAGGCAGGAGCGCAGGGAAGAACGGAGACGCCAAAAGGAACTGGAGAAGAGCCAACAATAG
- the hpt gene encoding hypoxanthine phosphoribosyltransferase, which translates to MHKIKVEDKEFEIFLENDTLNKRIRLMGIQMNVDYEGKCPLFIGVLNGSFLFMADLIKEINVPCEVAFMRVASYEGASSSGNVKELIGLPENIEGRDIIIVEDIVDTGLTLTHILKTIKEKNPASVKVSSLLLKPSALKYEIEELEYVGFEIPNEFVVGYGLDYNGLGRNLTDIYRATGA; encoded by the coding sequence ATGCACAAAATAAAAGTAGAGGATAAAGAGTTCGAGATATTTTTAGAAAACGACACCTTAAATAAACGGATCCGTTTGATGGGTATTCAGATGAACGTTGATTATGAAGGCAAATGCCCCTTATTTATCGGCGTGCTAAATGGCAGTTTTTTGTTTATGGCTGATTTAATTAAAGAAATTAACGTACCCTGCGAAGTTGCTTTTATGCGCGTGGCCTCTTATGAAGGTGCATCAAGCTCTGGTAATGTGAAAGAACTGATTGGACTGCCTGAAAACATTGAGGGAAGGGATATCATCATCGTAGAAGACATTGTTGATACCGGCCTTACTTTAACCCACATTTTAAAAACGATCAAAGAAAAAAATCCGGCATCGGTTAAGGTAAGTTCACTTTTGCTAAAACCAAGCGCATTAAAGTACGAAATTGAAGAGCTGGAATATGTTGGTTTTGAAATACCTAACGAATTTGTAGTAGGTTATGGCTTAGATTATAACGGCCTTGGCCGAAACCTGACCGATATTTACAGAGCAACGGGCGCATAA
- the rimM gene encoding ribosome maturation factor RimM (Essential for efficient processing of 16S rRNA), with product MKHEEAFYIGYVTKTRGLKGEVQVFFEFDEYEQLEFDVVFADMNGKLVPYFVASAKLQANKTGYFNFDDVDHIDKVQPLLKKKLYLPIAQMPERDESEFFYTDLKGFMAVDETLGELGVILEVNEYPQQFVATVIYQETEILFPLNEDFIVEIDDEEKILTLDLPEGLLDVYLEK from the coding sequence ATGAAACACGAAGAAGCATTTTACATAGGTTACGTTACCAAAACACGGGGTTTAAAAGGAGAAGTTCAGGTCTTTTTTGAATTCGACGAATACGAGCAGCTCGAATTTGATGTGGTTTTTGCTGATATGAACGGTAAATTGGTGCCTTATTTCGTGGCTTCGGCTAAATTGCAGGCCAATAAAACGGGTTATTTTAACTTTGATGATGTTGACCATATCGATAAGGTGCAGCCCTTATTAAAAAAGAAACTTTACCTGCCCATTGCGCAGATGCCTGAACGTGATGAATCTGAATTTTTCTATACCGATCTGAAAGGTTTTATGGCCGTTGATGAAACCCTTGGCGAATTGGGCGTAATATTAGAAGTAAACGAATACCCTCAACAGTTTGTAGCCACGGTGATCTATCAGGAAACCGAAATCCTTTTTCCGTTAAACGAAGATTTTATTGTGGAAATTGATGATGAAGAAAAAATCCTGACGCTTGATTTACCTGAGGGCTTATTGGACGTCTATCTGGAAAAATAA
- a CDS encoding 5' nucleotidase, NT5C type: MERIAIDMDEVIADAVGKFIKLYNRDYNVPLDLKIDAGNEIYHHVPQEVNQKWFEYINEPGFFRDLEVIDDSQRVIKALQQKYDVYIVSAAMEFRNSLVDKYDWMAEHFPFIDWQHIMFCGNKIVNVDIIIDDRIKNFVNFDGRPLLFTSPHNLLITEYERVNTWEEVAGLLL; encoded by the coding sequence ATGGAAAGAATTGCGATTGACATGGACGAGGTGATTGCCGATGCCGTTGGAAAATTTATCAAATTATATAACCGTGATTATAATGTTCCGCTTGATTTAAAGATTGATGCCGGAAACGAAATTTATCACCATGTGCCACAGGAGGTGAATCAAAAATGGTTCGAATACATTAATGAACCTGGTTTTTTCCGAGATCTTGAGGTTATCGACGACAGTCAGCGGGTAATTAAAGCCCTGCAGCAAAAATATGATGTTTATATTGTTTCGGCGGCAATGGAATTCCGTAATTCGCTGGTAGATAAATACGATTGGATGGCCGAACATTTCCCTTTTATCGATTGGCAGCACATTATGTTCTGCGGAAATAAAATTGTGAACGTTGATATTATTATTGACGACCGAATCAAAAACTTTGTAAATTTTGACGGCAGGCCATTATTGTTTACCTCGCCACATAATTTACTTATAACTGAATATGAGCGTGTAAATACCTGGGAAGAGGTAGCGGGTTTGCTGCTTTAA
- a CDS encoding mechanosensitive ion channel family protein, producing MFRLFRSFSNQSHNDAFVALLVKPIEIFILLSTLYLSINQLKHPLEVAVFHYSKLIGKTKELIPVTIGDCVDRIFLFMIILSFFWIILRIIDFISHVLLYKASLTENKADDQLVPFLKELFKTIVIFIGFFTLLGFVFEVNVLTLITGLGIGGIAIALAAKESLENLIGSFTIFLDKPFTVGDLVKVDGVEGTVEKVGFRSTRIRTSEKTMATLPNRGMIDGVLENLSLRNSRKVSFVIGLTYETSSDSLRKIITEIESYINNHEGTSDDGNASFKSFGDSGLNVEVNYFVTVLNYTEFLKIRQEINLEIMDIVIRNKSDFAYPTQRLISDRPLGNATEKEVGNDATD from the coding sequence TTGTTTAGGCTTTTCAGAAGTTTCTCCAACCAATCGCATAACGATGCCTTTGTAGCTTTGCTGGTAAAACCGATTGAGATTTTTATCCTCCTTTCTACCCTTTATCTTTCCATTAACCAATTAAAACACCCTTTAGAGGTTGCTGTATTCCATTACAGTAAATTAATCGGTAAAACAAAGGAATTAATCCCCGTAACCATTGGCGATTGTGTAGACAGGATATTCCTGTTTATGATTATCCTATCCTTTTTCTGGATTATATTAAGGATAATCGATTTCATTAGTCATGTGTTATTGTATAAAGCTTCCCTTACCGAAAATAAGGCCGATGATCAATTGGTGCCTTTTTTAAAGGAACTGTTTAAAACCATTGTCATTTTTATAGGCTTTTTTACGCTTTTAGGCTTCGTTTTCGAGGTGAATGTGCTAACACTCATCACCGGTTTGGGTATTGGTGGTATTGCCATTGCTTTGGCAGCTAAGGAGAGTTTAGAAAACCTGATCGGATCATTCACCATCTTTTTAGATAAGCCTTTTACGGTTGGCGATCTGGTAAAGGTTGATGGTGTAGAGGGAACAGTAGAAAAGGTTGGTTTTAGAAGCACCAGGATCAGAACATCTGAAAAAACCATGGCTACCCTACCCAACAGGGGCATGATAGACGGAGTTTTAGAAAATCTTTCCTTGAGAAATTCGCGTAAAGTATCTTTTGTGATCGGACTTACTTATGAAACCAGTTCAGATTCGTTAAGAAAAATTATTACCGAAATTGAAAGTTACATCAATAATCACGAAGGTACGAGCGATGATGGAAACGCCTCTTTCAAAAGCTTTGGCGATTCGGGTTTGAATGTTGAGGTTAATTATTTTGTAACGGTACTTAATTATACCGAATTTCTTAAAATCAGACAGGAAATCAACCTGGAGATTATGGATATCGTGATCCGTAATAAATCGGATTTTGCTTACCCAACACAACGTTTAATCAGCGACAGGCCGCTTGGCAATGCCACAGAAAAAGAAGTGGGTAATGATGCTACTGATTAA
- a CDS encoding phosphatidylserine decarboxylase family protein: protein MTIHKEGYTTIALSILFIFVINAIVDYKYHDITWLRWFIYIFSAALFIIVLQFFRNPSRSFSSGENLVICPADGKVVVIEETEEGEYFKDKRLQVSIFMSPVNVHINRNPISGVVKFFKYHPGKYLAAWNPKSSTENERTTTVVEHKNGTPVLFRQIAGALARRIVWYVKEGDQVVQTEQFGFIKFGSRVDVFLPVGTKVNVELNQVVKGGITTLATLS from the coding sequence ATGACCATACATAAAGAAGGTTACACTACCATTGCCTTAAGCATACTGTTTATTTTCGTTATCAACGCGATTGTTGATTATAAATATCACGACATTACCTGGTTGCGCTGGTTCATTTATATTTTTTCGGCTGCATTATTTATCATTGTATTGCAGTTTTTCCGTAATCCGAGCCGCAGCTTCTCTTCAGGCGAAAACCTCGTAATCTGCCCTGCAGATGGTAAAGTCGTAGTAATCGAAGAAACAGAAGAAGGCGAATACTTTAAAGATAAACGTTTACAGGTTTCTATTTTTATGTCGCCCGTAAACGTGCACATTAACCGTAACCCCATTTCAGGAGTGGTTAAATTTTTTAAATACCACCCGGGAAAATACCTTGCGGCATGGAACCCTAAATCATCTACCGAAAATGAACGTACAACCACAGTTGTAGAGCATAAAAACGGCACTCCGGTATTATTCCGTCAAATTGCAGGGGCTTTAGCCCGCAGGATTGTATGGTATGTAAAAGAAGGTGATCAGGTGGTACAAACAGAACAGTTCGGTTTTATCAAATTCGGATCGAGGGTGGATGTTTTTCTTCCGGTAGGCACCAAAGTTAACGTAGAACTTAATCAGGTTGTAAAAGGCGGGATCACCACATTGGCAACTCTAAGCTAA
- the trmD gene encoding tRNA (guanosine(37)-N1)-methyltransferase TrmD, producing MRFDIITVLPGLLESPFAHSILQRAQKKGIAEIVVHNLRDYATNKQKSVDDYQYGGGSGMVMSIEPFAACIEKLQAEREYDEIIFMSPDGVTLNQSTANELSIKKNIIILCGHYKGIDQRIRDIFVTREISVGDYVLSGGELPAAIVVDAVVRLIPGVLNDETSALSDSFQGELLDAPVYTRPADWRGHKVPDVLLSGHEAKVNEWRHEQALERTKTRRPDLLE from the coding sequence ATGCGTTTCGATATCATAACAGTTTTGCCCGGTTTATTAGAAAGTCCATTTGCTCATTCTATTTTGCAGCGGGCCCAAAAAAAGGGGATTGCCGAAATCGTGGTACATAACCTGCGCGATTATGCCACCAATAAACAAAAAAGTGTAGACGATTATCAATATGGCGGCGGCAGCGGCATGGTAATGAGTATTGAACCCTTTGCGGCATGTATCGAAAAACTTCAGGCTGAGCGCGAATACGATGAAATTATTTTCATGAGTCCCGATGGTGTTACGCTAAACCAAAGTACAGCCAACGAACTTTCCATTAAAAAGAACATTATTATTTTGTGTGGCCATTATAAGGGCATAGATCAACGCATACGCGATATCTTTGTAACCAGGGAGATATCGGTAGGTGATTATGTTTTAAGCGGCGGAGAGCTTCCTGCTGCGATTGTGGTAGATGCTGTAGTGCGTTTAATCCCCGGTGTTTTAAATGATGAGACTTCTGCCCTATCCGATAGTTTTCAGGGAGAGCTGCTTGATGCACCGGTTTATACCCGGCCGGCAGATTGGCGAGGACATAAAGTGCCTGATGTATTATTAAGTGGCCACGAGGCAAAAGTGAACGAATGGAGGCACGAACAGGCCTTAGAGCGGACTAAAACCCGTCGTCCTGACCTTTTGGAATAG
- a CDS encoding Mrp/NBP35 family ATP-binding protein, which translates to MQISPQQVLDALKNVEDPDLKKDLVTLNMIKDLQIADNQVNFTLELTTPACPMKEMLKNACTNAIKHFVSPTAEVVINVTSRVTQPSNSSSLDNIKNIILVSSGKGGVGKSTVSSNLAVVLAKDGAKVGLIDADIYGPSVPTMFDLVDAKPGAEETADGKTKILPIEKYGIKLLSLGFFADPGQPVPWRGPMASNAVKQLFNDTNWGELDYLIVDLPPGTGDIHITITQSFPISGAVVVTTPQQVALADTHKGLAMFRMPGINIPILGVIENMSYFTPAELPDNKYYIFGKGGGTELAARFDVPFLGEIPIIQSISEAGDQGKPVALNQNPLLDGIFGDIASKIAQQISINNAQMVNC; encoded by the coding sequence ATGCAGATTAGCCCGCAACAAGTTTTAGATGCGCTTAAAAATGTTGAAGATCCCGATCTTAAAAAAGATCTGGTTACCCTAAACATGATTAAGGATTTACAGATAGCAGATAACCAGGTCAATTTTACATTAGAGCTTACTACGCCGGCATGCCCGATGAAGGAAATGCTGAAAAACGCCTGTACAAATGCCATTAAACATTTTGTATCGCCAACGGCAGAAGTCGTGATCAATGTAACTTCGAGGGTTACGCAGCCAAGCAACTCATCTTCACTAGATAACATCAAAAACATCATTTTGGTTTCATCAGGAAAAGGTGGCGTGGGTAAATCTACGGTATCGAGCAATCTGGCTGTTGTATTGGCAAAAGATGGTGCCAAAGTTGGCCTGATCGATGCTGATATTTATGGTCCATCGGTACCTACCATGTTCGACCTGGTTGATGCAAAACCCGGTGCTGAAGAAACCGCAGATGGGAAAACCAAAATTTTGCCGATCGAAAAATACGGAATCAAATTATTGTCGTTAGGCTTTTTTGCTGATCCCGGACAACCGGTGCCTTGGCGCGGCCCGATGGCCTCAAATGCAGTAAAACAACTTTTTAACGATACCAACTGGGGTGAACTCGATTACCTGATTGTTGATCTTCCACCGGGAACAGGCGATATCCACATTACCATTACGCAGAGTTTCCCGATTTCGGGAGCAGTTGTGGTTACCACACCGCAACAGGTTGCTTTGGCCGATACACATAAAGGTTTAGCGATGTTCAGGATGCCGGGAATCAATATCCCGATTTTAGGCGTTATTGAAAACATGTCGTATTTTACACCTGCAGAATTACCCGATAATAAATATTACATTTTCGGAAAAGGTGGTGGAACGGAACTTGCAGCACGTTTTGATGTGCCGTTTTTGGGTGAAATTCCAATTATCCAGAGTATTTCTGAAGCGGGAGATCAAGGAAAACCGGTTGCATTGAACCAAAATCCTTTGTTAGATGGCATATTTGGCGATATTGCAAGTAAGATTGCACAGCAAATTTCCATCAACAATGCGCAAATGGTGAATTGCTAA
- a CDS encoding 30S ribosomal protein S16, translating to MATKIRLQRFGKKGKPFFHVVVADSRSPRDGKFIERLGSYNPNTNPATIEINFEKTLAWVNSGAEPTDTARAILSYKGVLYKKHLEGGVKKGALTQEQADEKFAAWLDAKSGKISGKSEGLAASKADVRKAALAAEAKKKEDRAAAIAAKNAPVAEEVVEEEVTEEAPAVEAEATEEAPAAEATKEEGAE from the coding sequence ATGGCAACTAAAATCAGATTGCAAAGATTCGGTAAAAAAGGGAAACCTTTTTTCCACGTTGTGGTAGCAGATTCTCGCTCTCCACGTGATGGTAAATTTATTGAGCGTTTAGGTTCTTATAACCCAAATACCAATCCTGCAACCATCGAAATTAACTTCGAAAAAACTTTAGCCTGGGTTAACAGTGGTGCAGAACCAACTGATACTGCTCGTGCTATCCTTTCTTACAAAGGTGTTTTATACAAAAAACACTTAGAAGGTGGTGTTAAAAAAGGAGCTTTAACTCAAGAACAGGCAGATGAAAAATTTGCAGCTTGGTTAGATGCTAAATCAGGTAAAATTTCTGGTAAATCAGAAGGTTTAGCTGCTTCTAAAGCTGATGTACGTAAAGCAGCTTTAGCCGCAGAAGCTAAGAAAAAAGAAGATAGAGCAGCAGCTATCGCAGCTAAAAATGCACCAGTTGCAGAAGAGGTTGTTGAAGAAGAAGTTACTGAAGAAGCACCAGCTGTTGAAGCTGAGGCAACTGAAGAAGCTCCTGCAGCAGAAGCTACTAAAGAAGAAGGAGCAGAATAA